In a single window of the Panthera uncia isolate 11264 chromosome B2 unlocalized genomic scaffold, Puncia_PCG_1.0 HiC_scaffold_25, whole genome shotgun sequence genome:
- the LOC125939299 gene encoding zinc finger protein 883-like produces MEIPAQERGIEANEFGKAVTVQAIISEQCVPVEQCVREHATRGKIFQQNSDLIIQRECDGKRPCECSGCGKALRDHTTLIQHERTHTGERPYRCNECGKGFNQSSHLTNHQKTHTGEKPYKCNECGKAFSYCSVLIQHQRIHSGERPYECTECGKTFSRSTYLTQHQRIHTGEKPYKCLECGKAFSQSTHLTLHQRIHTGEKPYECSECGKTFSQSAHLTQHQRIHTGEKPYECNDCGKAFSDHSALIRHHIIHTGEKPHECNDCGKAFSYCSDLIQHQRTHTGERPYRCSECGNAFSDCSALIQHQRIHTGEKPYECSECGKAFGNYSALTRHQRTHTGEKPYECKECGKTFSRSTYLTQHQRSHTGDKPYKCHECEKTFAQSSFLTQHMRVHTGEKPYRCNECGKAFSDRSGHIQHQRTHTGEKPYECNDCGKAFSFCSALIQHKRIHTGEKPYKCSDCGKAFSDRSALIQHQRTHTGEKPYKCNVCGKAFSQSTNLRNHQKTHSSEKSYKCSECGKAFSYCSGLIQHQIIHTGEKPYACSECGRAFSRGTDLKKHQKTHTEEKLYKCNECGKAFSQSTYLTKHQKIHSAEKANIHTACRKTVKQNSSVQREKSHTGEKSSERLESLAAVETRETEGS; encoded by the coding sequence ATGGAAATTCCTGCCCAAGAAAGAGGTATAGAAGCTAATGAATTTGGAAAAGCTGTCACTGTACAAGCAATAATTTCGGAGCAGTGTGTGCCTGTAGAACAGTGTGTTCGTGAACATGCTACACGTGGGAAAATCTTCCAACAAAACTCAGACTTAATTATACAAAGGGAGTGTGATGGAAAGAGACCTTGTGAATGTAGTGGATGCGGGAAAGCCTTAAGAGACCACACCACTCTTATTCAGCATGAAAGAACGCATACTGGAGAGCGACCCTACAGATGTAACGAATGCGGAAAGGGATTTAACCAGAGTTCCCACCTAACAAACCATCAGAAGACTCACACAGGGGAAAAGCCCTACAAATGCaatgaatgtgggaaggccttcagtTATTGTTCAGTCCTTAttcaacatcagagaattcatagtGGGGAGAGACCTTATGAGTGCACTGAATGCGGTAAGACGTTTAGTCGTAGCACATACCTTACTCAGCATCAAAGAATTCACACTGGTGAGAAACCCTATAAATGTCTTGAATGTGGAAAGGCTTTTAGCCAGAGCACGCATCTTACTctacatcagagaattcatactggagagaaaccttacgaATGCAGTGAATGTGGTAAAACCTTCAGTCAGAGTGCACATCTTACTCAACATCAAAGAATTCATACGGGAGAAAAGCCCTATGAATGTAATGACTGTGGAAAAGCCTTCAGTGATCACTCCGCTCTTATTCGACATCATATCatccacactggggagaaacctCATGAATGCAATGACTGTGGGAAAGCTTTCAGCTACTGCTCCGACCTGATTCAACACCAGAGAACACATACTGGAGAGAGACCATACAggtgcagtgaatgtgggaatGCCTTTAGTGACTGTTCAGCCCTCATCCAGCATCAAAGAATTCACACTGGGGAGAAGCCCTATGAGTgtagtgaatgtgggaaagcctttggTAACTACTCAGCTCTCACTCGCCATCAAAGAACTCATACTGGGGAGAAACCCTacgaatgtaaggaatgtggcaaAACCTTTAGCAGAAGCACATACCTTACTCAACATCAGAGGAGTCACACAGGAGATAAACCATATAAATGTCATGAGTGTGAGAAAACTTTTGCCCAGAGTTCATTCCTTACGCAACACATGAGGgttcacactggagaaaaaccctacaggtgtaatgaatgtgggaaagctttcagtgACCGCTCAGGGCATATCCAGCATCAGAGAACTCACACCGGTGAGAAGCCCTATGAATGTAATGAttgtgggaaagctttcagtttctgCTCAGCCCTTATTCAACAtaagagaattcatactggagagaagccctatAAATGCAGTGACTGCGGAAAAGCCTTTAGTGATAGGTCAGCACTTATTCaacatcagagaactcacactggagagaaaccctataagTGTAACGtatgtggaaaagccttcagtCAGAGTACGAACCTCAGAAATCACCAGAAAACTCATTCTAGTGAAAAATCCTATAAATGTagtgaatgtggaaaagcctttagtTACTGCTCAGGCCTCATTCAACATCAAAtcattcatactggagagaagcctTATGCATGCAGTGAATGTGGCAGAGCCTTCAGCCGGGGGACGGACCTTAAAAAACATCAGAAGACTCATACTGAAGAGAAACTctacaaatgtaatgaatgtggaaaagcctttagcCAGAGCACGTATCTTACAAAACACCAGAAAATTCACAGTGCAGAGAAAGCAAATATACATACTGCCTGTAGGAAAACCGTTAAGCAAAACTCTTCTGTTCAACGTGAAAAATCTCACACTGGAGAGAAGTCCTCTGAACGCCTTGAGAGTCTGGCTGCTGTGGAGACCAGGGAAACAGAAGGATCATGA